In a genomic window of Halalkalicoccus sp. CG83:
- a CDS encoding beta-ribofuranosylaminobenzene 5'-phosphate synthase family protein — protein sequence MAVRVKTGSRLHFGFQNLSLAHERLYGSLGLALDAPRLVLECERAERVVADHPDVERYARRVVDLLDLPGARVRVSEALPRHVGLGSGTGFALATLAGIARAYGCDSRIRERAPALGRGGRSGVGIAAFEAGGFVLDAGHPTTRFTAERPRDGAWTVPAVTARHPIPEAWRFVLVLPDVEPGRSGEQEDASMRSVVERASPSIADEVATICARRVLPSIAEGDLPTFADAVAEVGRLNGAWYADSQGGVYRPPVGEVVRSLESSSAIDGAGQSSWGPAVYGLTDRDRTETAREAAKGALEAADVDGDVRIARGRNVGASIDHER from the coding sequence ATGGCAGTTCGCGTCAAGACCGGAAGCCGGCTCCACTTCGGCTTCCAGAACCTCTCGCTGGCCCACGAGCGCCTCTACGGTAGCCTGGGCCTCGCGCTCGACGCTCCCCGACTGGTCCTCGAGTGCGAGCGCGCCGAGCGAGTCGTGGCCGACCACCCCGACGTCGAGCGCTACGCCCGTCGGGTCGTCGACCTGCTCGACCTCCCCGGCGCACGCGTGCGAGTGAGCGAGGCGCTTCCCCGCCACGTCGGCCTCGGCAGCGGCACGGGGTTCGCGCTCGCGACCCTCGCGGGGATCGCCCGGGCGTACGGCTGCGACTCCCGGATACGCGAACGGGCGCCGGCGTTGGGTCGCGGCGGGCGGAGCGGGGTCGGCATCGCCGCCTTCGAGGCGGGCGGGTTCGTCCTCGATGCGGGCCACCCGACGACCCGCTTCACCGCCGAACGGCCGCGCGACGGCGCGTGGACGGTCCCCGCCGTGACCGCACGTCACCCGATCCCCGAGGCGTGGCGTTTCGTCCTCGTCCTCCCCGACGTCGAACCGGGGCGCAGCGGCGAGCAGGAGGACGCGAGCATGCGATCCGTGGTCGAGCGTGCCAGTCCCTCGATCGCGGACGAGGTCGCGACGATCTGCGCCCGGCGTGTCCTCCCGTCGATCGCCGAGGGTGACCTCCCGACGTTCGCCGACGCGGTCGCGGAGGTCGGCCGGCTCAACGGCGCGTGGTACGCCGACAGCCAGGGCGGGGTGTACCGCCCGCCGGTCGGCGAGGTCGTCCGCTCGCTGGAGTCCTCGTCGGCGATCGACGGCGCGGGCCAGTCCTCGTGGGGACCCGCGGTGTACGGCCTCACCGACCGCGACCGCACCGAGACGGCTCGGGAGGCCGCAAAGGGGGCGCTCGAGGCCGCCGACGTCGACGGCGACGTTCGGATCGCCCGCGGACGCAACGTCGGCGCCTCGATCGATCACGAGCGGTGA
- a CDS encoding transcription factor S: MKFCEDCGSMMKAEGEEWVCGACGETMPRDREEESGFVSTEAQTGDELIETEEGAEFEGKPTATDVACEECGNTEAWYTIKQTGAADEPPTRFFKCKECGYRWREYN; this comes from the coding sequence ATGAAGTTCTGCGAGGACTGCGGCTCGATGATGAAGGCCGAGGGCGAGGAGTGGGTCTGTGGCGCCTGCGGAGAGACGATGCCGCGCGACCGCGAGGAGGAGTCGGGGTTCGTCTCCACCGAGGCCCAGACCGGCGACGAACTGATCGAGACCGAGGAGGGCGCGGAGTTCGAGGGCAAACCGACGGCGACGGACGTCGCCTGCGAGGAGTGTGGGAACACCGAGGCGTGGTACACGATCAAGCAGACCGGCGCCGCCGACGAGCCGCCGACGCGCTTCTTCAAGTGTAAGGAGTGCGGATACCGGTGGAGAGAATATAACTGA
- a CDS encoding LURP-one-related/scramblase family protein has product MASKDYDIAGIDLSDDRYTVVQSLIRSKYDVLDADGNTVLNGKQKRFRMKEQFPFVDADGNEVFSVKAANIIDVAGDYLLTDSRTGEDLVVLDNDYSLFRDTWTIRDADTRSKLAEIKSRGALMILLREKLPFGEWIPPKYEITDADGAHVGTIRGQFSLRDRYEITIDDASTAPKEPIVAAAIVIDAIQGH; this is encoded by the coding sequence ATGGCCTCGAAGGACTACGACATCGCCGGCATCGACCTCTCAGACGATCGCTACACCGTCGTACAGAGCCTGATCCGGAGCAAGTACGACGTCCTCGACGCCGACGGCAACACCGTGCTCAACGGGAAACAGAAACGCTTCCGGATGAAGGAGCAGTTCCCCTTCGTCGACGCCGACGGGAACGAGGTCTTCAGCGTGAAGGCCGCCAATATCATCGACGTCGCGGGCGATTACCTCCTCACCGATTCGCGGACGGGTGAGGACCTGGTCGTGCTCGACAACGACTACTCCCTCTTCCGGGACACCTGGACGATACGTGACGCCGATACGAGATCCAAACTCGCCGAGATCAAGTCCCGCGGGGCGCTGATGATACTGCTTCGCGAGAAGCTCCCGTTCGGCGAGTGGATCCCACCCAAATACGAGATCACCGATGCCGACGGTGCTCACGTCGGCACCATCCGCGGCCAGTTCTCGCTGCGGGACCGATACGAGATCACCATCGACGACGCGAGCACGGCCCCGAAGGAGCCGATCGTCGCCGCCGCGATCGTCATCGACGCGATCCAAGGCCACTAG
- a CDS encoding DedA family protein, with protein sequence MVDLGTTALRFVQLYGPLALLVFTFLEASMLFPFLPSEVVVPAAAAVLVQDAASFVVFVGAAGVGGTVGAFVPYYVFRGPGSRGVGRLGEYLHVSERSKERARRWFLEWGVSSVLWGRFLPGLRSVISIPAGLVGMSAVWFGVLTAIGTVAFYASVGALVYYAQESSVARALRVVAADRPWLVALLVLGVLAATMLLTRRYRRTRSRRSSR encoded by the coding sequence ATGGTCGACCTCGGGACGACGGCGCTTCGGTTCGTACAGCTCTACGGCCCGCTCGCGCTGCTCGTCTTCACGTTCCTCGAGGCCTCGATGCTCTTTCCGTTCCTCCCGAGCGAGGTCGTCGTCCCTGCCGCCGCCGCGGTGTTGGTCCAGGATGCCGCGTCGTTCGTCGTCTTCGTCGGGGCCGCGGGCGTCGGCGGGACGGTCGGCGCGTTCGTCCCCTACTACGTCTTTCGCGGGCCCGGATCGCGAGGGGTCGGACGGCTCGGCGAGTACCTCCACGTCTCCGAGAGGTCCAAAGAACGCGCCCGGCGCTGGTTCCTCGAGTGGGGCGTCTCGTCCGTTCTATGGGGGCGCTTTCTCCCCGGGCTTCGATCCGTCATCTCGATCCCGGCCGGTCTCGTCGGGATGAGCGCCGTCTGGTTTGGCGTCCTCACGGCAATCGGGACCGTCGCGTTCTACGCCAGCGTCGGGGCGCTCGTCTACTACGCCCAGGAGTCGTCGGTCGCTCGGGCACTTCGTGTCGTGGCCGCGGACCGGCCGTGGCTCGTCGCGCTGCTCGTGCTCGGTGTGCTGGCGGCGACGATGCTGCTCACCCGTCGGTATCGTCGCACGAGGTCGCGGCGGTCGAGTCGATGA